One window of the Gemmatimonadota bacterium genome contains the following:
- a CDS encoding phytanoyl-CoA dioxygenase family protein, translating to MGISTKEWTPTLTEKETVMFDLKGYILFPAVLSEDEMAPIVEQCEKLRTDKESLPPEARCLPGGPASKLIDHPAIMRVLHTVIDDETEKIRLEGAFVSYRFKGDNHRGWTPHAGGKSVNPNYSYQYHDGRIYSGMTRVVWELNGVEKGKGGTAFIPGSHKSNYRKKLPLFDDPDSGVWDTYGCPPGSLLVFSEAVRHTSCVWTQDVPRMALFYAYNHINVRHHKPGFTEEMLNSLSPEHRRFFSEVYHPQFDGDEWKRRLNR from the coding sequence ATGGGTATTTCGACTAAAGAGTGGACGCCGACTTTGACGGAAAAAGAGACCGTGATGTTTGATCTGAAAGGGTATATTCTCTTTCCGGCTGTTTTGAGCGAGGATGAGATGGCGCCGATTGTGGAACAGTGTGAGAAATTGCGTACCGATAAAGAGTCTCTACCGCCCGAGGCGCGTTGTTTGCCAGGTGGTCCAGCGTCGAAATTGATCGATCATCCGGCGATTATGCGGGTGTTGCATACGGTTATTGACGATGAGACTGAGAAGATCCGCCTGGAGGGCGCATTTGTGTCTTATCGCTTTAAGGGAGATAATCACAGGGGATGGACGCCGCATGCCGGGGGTAAGTCCGTGAATCCCAATTATAGCTATCAGTACCACGATGGGCGGATTTATTCCGGGATGACGAGGGTGGTTTGGGAATTAAATGGCGTGGAGAAGGGCAAAGGGGGGACGGCGTTTATTCCGGGGAGCCACAAGTCCAATTACCGGAAAAAGCTGCCTTTGTTCGACGATCCCGATTCGGGGGTGTGGGATACGTATGGCTGTCCGCCGGGGTCTCTGCTGGTTTTTTCCGAGGCTGTGCGCCATACGTCTTGTGTATGGACGCAGGATGTGCCGCGGATGGCTCTGTTTTACGCTTATAATCACATCAATGTGCGACATCACAAACCCGGTTTTACAGAAGAGATGCTCAATTCACTTTCGCCAGAACACCGTCGGTTTTTCAGTGAGGTGTATCATCCGCAATTTGATGGCGATGAATGGAAAAGGCGTCTGAATCGTTGA